The genomic DNA AAAGCGGGTTCATGCTATTTGCCGAGATCGATCACGGCGGCTGGCTATCTAAATTCCAGATCCAGCGGCGCACGGTTCGTTGGATTCTTGGCAACCCGGTGATCGCCGTCACGATGATTCGGCATGACATCACCGCTGGTCTTTTCGCGCCCGTCGAGATTCTGGTCACGGAAGCCGAGGACGGTCAGGGTACGATGGTGACGTACGTGCGTCCCTCTTCGCTGATGGTGATCGAGGAGAATCCGCCACTCCTTGCCATGGCGACGCTGCTGGATGCCAAATTCGACGCTCTCATTGCTAGCGCTACCCGTTCCTAAGCAACTAAGCGAGCCTCGAATAACCTCAGTTTTTATGTCTCGTCATTCCGGCGCAGGCCGGAATCTAGTGGCTCTGCATTCGGTTATCGCGAAAGTCTGCAAGCGTCTGCTCTATCGCGAAAACTGAAAACTGATGCCACTGGGTTCCGGCCTGCGCCGGAATGACGAGTTAGGAGAGGTTTTTTTTGAGATCCGCCGAAATCGGAAAGCGTTTGAGCAAAAATACTGCCGGGCTGATGCACGGTCAAACTGCAGTCGTCTGAATCTTCGCCTCGCTGGGCGCGTATCCGAAGTGGCTCTTAAACGCCCGGCTAAAGGCAGCATCGGAGGCGTAGCCTGTTTTGTACGCCGCCTCTGTCACCTTGAGCCCGCCACTGCGAAGCATGTCCGCAGCGATGGTCAGGCGCCACCGGGAAAGGTAACGCAGCGGCGGCTCGCCGACGGCTGCGGTAAAGCGTTCGGCAAAGATCGAACGCGACATCGCCGCTACGGAGGCAAGCATCTCGACCGTCCACCGTTTGAACGGGTCTGCGTGCATCGCTGCGAGCGCACGTCCGATCCGTTCCTCGGCCAGCCCCCCAAGCCATCCTACGCGGTTCGCTTCGCTGGCCGCCCAACTGCGCAGTGTTCGGATAACGAGCAGATCGATCAGCCGGGAGATCATCAGCGACGATCCTGGATCGGGCCGCTGCGCTTCGTCGACGAGAAAGTGCGAGATAGCCGCAAGCCATGCCGGCGCACCTGCATCTCCCTTCGGGATGTGGATCAAGGCAGGAAGCGCCGACATGACCGCAGGCAGCGGGCTGCCCTCGAAACTGAAAAAGCCACAAACCAATTGGCTTGTCGGCCCCTCCCCGCCATGGCGGAGAATGAGCTTGTCGCGATCGAAGTGATCGGGAGCAATGGCGTCAACGTTATCGATCGGCGAGCCCGCCGCATCCGTAATGGTGTGACCTTTCCCGAGCGGCAAAAGCACCAGATCGCCGGCGTTGATCCACAGAGGCGGATGCCCGGTGGGTGTCACCCAGGCTCCGCCAACCTCCACGAAACAAAAATGCGCGGGTCCCGCCGGAAAGCGCAATCCCCAGGGCTGGCTCAGACGCGTCGTGTAGACGAGGTCCCCGCGCAGCCTGATCAGGGTGAGCACCTGCGAAAGCACATCGGTACGCGCTGCGGACATTCCGAAATCGGCGGTCATGTCGGACGATCCATCATGTAAACGGGAGGCCATGATATATCTCATCGTCGGTGCTCTGACTACTATTTTCTCACGGCATTGAGCCGCTTACTCACACTAAAGAGAGGATAATCGTCATGAGCCACGCAAATTCAGTTGAAACGAACAACAACGGCAACATTGCAGAAAAGCCGGCCGTCATTCTGGTGCACGGCGCCTTCTCCGATGGCCAGGTCTGGGGCTACGTCGCCGGAAACCTTCGCGCTGCAGGTCACCCTGTCGTCACTGTCGACCTGCCCGGCCGTCCGGGCTCGCCCATGGCCGCCGACCAGGTCAGTCTCGACCTGTATCGCGATACGGTTGTCCAGGCTTTGAACAATGTTTCGGGCCCAGCGATTCTGGTGGGCCACAGCTTTGCCGGCATCGTTATCGCTGCCGCGGCCGAACAGGTACCAGAGAAGATCAAGACTCTGGTGTTTACCGCCGCCTATCTGCCGCAGGATGGTGATTCTCTGCTGTTGCTGGCCCAACAGGACCATGACGCCAAGATCGGCCAGCATCTGACGATTGATAAAGAGCGCGGGATGGCCGTGGTGGAATACGCGGCACGCGCGGAACTCTTTGCCAATGACGGCCCCGCTCCGCTGAAGGCAAAACTGCCTGATCTCATCCTTGACGAACCGGCAGCACCGCTGGTTACCCCCGTCCGCGTGACTGCCGAACGGTTTGGCCAGGTCGACAAGATCTATGTGTCCACTCAAGTGGATCAGGTCATCAGTCCCGCTTTCCAGGCCCAGATGATCTCGCGCACTCCGGTGCGAAAGGTCGTCTCGCTCCAGACCGGTCACCTGCCCTTTCTGACGAACATCGAAGGCATGGTGCAGGCGATCGAGAACGTTGCGGCCTGAAGCTTGCGCATTCGATGGAATACCGCGGCGGGATTACGCTCAAAGGGTTTCCCGCCGCGAGTTTTACTTCGAAGCATCTGCTAGCCGGCGTGCAGTCTCGTAGGCTGCGTCATGGCCCGTGTTCCAGTCTTCAAACCTGAGCGGTACGACAATATCCGGCTGCAGGCTCGTCACCCTGACTGGATAAAACCAGTTGAGCCAAAAACATTCGCGCCAGTTTTCGCAAGGGTATTGGTAGTCGTGTTTCGCCGTTTGCGGATAGACGCACACCATTAGATTCGGCAAGCAGGCTTTGTTGCCTTCAGAAAAAAAGGACAAACGGTCGCCCACTGGTTCACCAATGATGGTGACCCGGTCGCCGCCAGCGTCTTTGACGAACGCGGCAGTTGTGATGGCGGCGGAAAAAGTCTGCGAATTGGTGAGTACGAATAGGCGACCGCCTGGCGCGAGCAAGTTCGGCAGCATGTGCGTGAAGTGCCAGACGTTGGTGTAATCGCCACCATCATCGCCGCGCAAGTCGAGGATCACGGCGCAAGGCGGGTTTGCGCGAAGCGTTGCTTCCGTTGCGGCGAGAAATGGCGCAATGCGATAGCTTCCGACGTCTCCGATACTCTGCAGCCGCACCACCTTGGCGCAGCTACCCGTGGCCGGAAATATCCGGAAAGGATTCTCAAAATCCAGCCATGTTTCCGGCAGTTCGGCGGATTGGGGATGGTAAGCGCTCCAGTCTTGCTCGACGCCCTTGCTCGGTTCGGGCGACAACCAACGTCCGCTCGAAGGAATGCTGTCGCCTCTTTGCATCGAGTAAGCATCTAGCCGACGCGTCACCGTTCGACCATCGGACAGTACGACAATCCAGGTCGAAGCCTTGGCGTCGGTAGCAATGCCCAAACCGTAGAGCAAGCCCTGTACGACGATATATCTTGTGTCGTTTTCCCGACGAAAACCCTCTACGCCGCCGCGAAGCGTGTCCAGCTGAAGCAATATCTGATCGATCGGATGCCCGTCGATGCTTACCACGCGCCCGCCAAGCATCTCGCGATAGGCTGCCGCCGCCCGAGTGACGTAGAAACCTTCCGCAAAGCGCGTCACTCTTAGCGGAACGATCAGCGTGCCCTGATCGGTCGTTGCATCCATCCGAGAATGACCATTGTCGGCCAGCGCCATCACTTGCATCAGCGCTACGTGCAACATGGGTGACGGCAGCGCATTCGGCAGCGCTCGGAGAGCGGCGATACGTGCTTCCGCCGTTTTGCGTTCGTCCGGCGAAAAAGCACGATCGCGCGCTATCACTTTGGCGAAATAGTCGACATCTTGCTGCTGGGCCTCAAGTGGCGATGTCGGCGTCGAATAGCTAGCGCTTGGCGCTGCGCGATGGAAATTGAAGTGGAATGCAAGGATCAATCCGCCCCATATCACAATGAGGGCCAAGGCCACGCTTGCGAGAACGAGAACCACTCGTCGAAGGATTGCGCGCACTGATCACCCGTTTGTCCAGCCCATGACGCTCAGCAGCAGAGATAGCTTGCATCGGGAGCCTGATAAGCCAGTAGTGCCGCAAGTCACGCGAACCTCGACTAAGAGTGATTGACGAACTCATCTGGCAGATGCAGCCCTGTCCCCCTCTGGCCGGATGCGCTGCATATGTTCGTGGCACAGCTGTTCGACCAGCGCACGATGATCTGGCAGGTCGTGGAGTGCACGAGTAGCCGCCTGCTGGATCATCGCGAACTCCTGGCGCGCCGCTTCCATGTGCGGATAGGCGCTGCGCATGGATTCAAGATCGGTCCGGAACTCCATGCCGTACAGAATGTACTGCCAGCTGGCGGTCATGAACATTTCCAGGTCGCCAACGAAATCCAATCGATGTGGTGGGCGCTGCGTCCACTTCGCGAGCTTCTCTTGCAGGGTTTGCGGGATGCTGGCGACGTCGGCGTTGTCGATCCAGAACTGCGAATCACGGCGCTGGCTCAGGCAGTAGTGCATCTTGATGAAGTCGATGATGCGGTCGTAGCGTGCAACCATCATCTCGTTGAAATGACGCGCCGTACTTTCCATGGCGTCGGTGTCGCTGGGCAACAGATGCGTGAGCAGGTAGGTCGCCAGCTCGATCAGCGCGATGCCGGTGGATTCCAACGGCTCGACGAAGCCGCCGGCCAGTCCCACCGCCACGCAGTTCTTGCGCCAGTGCTCGGGGCGATATCCCGTCTCGAACTTGATGTGCATGGCCTTCAGGCCTTCGCCGGCACGGCCCAGATAACGCCGGAAGACTTCTTCGGCACGATCGTCGGTGGTGTGCCGCGATGAATACACATAGCCGGTACCACGCCGCTTCTGCAAACCGATGTCCCAGATCCAGCCGGCCTCCTGGGCGGTGGAGATGGTGTACGACGGGATCGGTGTATTGGGTGTTTCGTACGGCACCTGCATGGCCACCGCGCGATCGGCGAACAGCACGTCCGCACGGCTGCGGAAGGGTGATTGCATCACGTTGCCGATCAGCATGCCGCGCAGCCCGGTGCAGTCCACGTAGAGATCGGCGGTGAGTTCGCCCGCCTCCTTCGTCACCACACGCGCGATGGCGCCGTGTTCGTCCAGCTCCGTGCGCTCCACCGTCGCCACATGCCGAACCACGCCGAGCGCCTGCTGGCCGTGCTCGGCAAGCAGGCGCGCGAAGCAGGCGGCATCGAAGTGGAAGGCGTGATTCATCGGCCCCTGATAGTCGGCATCTCTTGCACGCTTGGGCGCGCGCGAGTGATCGGCCAGTGTGCTCTGCATCGACACAGCATCCGCGAACGGCATGCCCTCCGGTGCGGCGCCGAGCAGCCAGTACGGCAACAGCTCCGGGCCACCCGGACGCTGACTGGGTGCATTGAATGGATGAAAGAAGTGATCCGCTCCGGGCGTTCCTTGCGGCCGTACCCAGTGGCGATAGTGGATGCCCTGTTTATACGTTGCGGTGGCGCCGACCAGAAAGCGGCGCTCGTCGAGGCCGATGGCCGACAGCGTGCCGCGAATGGAGGGAAACGTGGCTTCGCCCACACCAAGCAGGCCGATATCTGGCGATTCCACCAGATGCACCTGCACGCTCCGGGGATCGACCGCGTTGACCGCTTTGGCCAGATAGCACGCCGCCAGCCAACCGGCGGTGCCGCCACCCACGATCAATACCTTCTTCAGACGCGCCATGGTGTCCCCGCCGGTACTGCATGATGAAAGAAAGAATTGCCGGCCCCGCCCCACGCGGACCCGGCAAAGAGCCGTTCAAAGGGAGGATCGGCGGCGCCCACCCAGAGCGTCGCCGGCAGAACGGCAAACCTCAGGCGGCACGTGCGTCATGGCGGCCGCCGTGCATCACCTCAGAACCACACGCCGAGTTGAACGCCATAAGTACGCGGGGCGAGATACTGCGACACGTACTGCAGCGAGCCATCGGACATCAGGAAACGGCCGGCACTGGTGCGGATCTTGTCATCGGACACGTTCTGCACGTATGCGTTGACCCACCACTTGTCGCCCGGCTCGGTGTAACGCAGCGACAGGTCGCCGCGCGTGTACGCCTTCTGCTGGTCACCCGAATCCAGGTTGAAGTAACTCAGCCACTGCGTGCTCTGGTACTGCACGCTGATGCGCGGCGTGAGGCGTCCACCGTTGGAAAGGTGAAAGTCGTGCTCGTAGATGCCGGTGAGCGACACGTTCGGCGCATGCGGCAGATCGTTGCCGGTAACGTTCATGCAATTGGCAAGGTTGGACTGCGGCGGGCATGCCGGCAGGCCCTGGTAGTCGTTGGAACCGGCGTAGATCAGCTTGCCGAGTTCCTTCTTCGGAATGGCCGAGAAGATCAGGTTGAGGCGATCGTCCTTCTGCTGATAGGCCAGCTCCGATTCGATGCCGAGCACCTTGGTGCTGCCGCCCACGTTGGAGAAGCCCAGGCCGTGGTTGCCGTCCGGATAGACGATGGGCGCGGAGAGCTGGAAGTTCTTGAAGTCTTCGTAATAGATGGCCGAGTTCCACGTCATGTGGCCATCGAGGAAGGAGAACTTGCTGCCGATTTCATAGTTGGTCAGCGTCTCGGGCTTGTACAGCGTGCCCGCGTCCTGCGTGCCACCCGACTTGTAGCCGGTGGACACGCTGGCGTAGACCATGCCGTTTTCGCCAACGTCGGTATCCAGGCGCAGCAGCCAGGTCGGCTTGCTCTTGCTGTACTTGGCGGTGTTCCGCTGCGAGATGCTGAAGCCGTTCGACGGATCCGGATACACGCCCGGAGAGATCGGCACCTGCGGAACAGTCGGGTCGTAGTCCCAACCCCAGTTGATGCCGCCCTTGTTCTCCTTGTCGTCATGCGACCAGCGCGCGCCACCCGTGAGGCGCCAGTGATCGCTGAGATGCCAGGTGGCCTGACCGAACAACGCGTACGACTCCACCGTTTCCTTCGGCTGGATAAAGGAACCCTGCCAGTTCACGGTGCCGTAGCGCGTACCGTTCATGATGGGGATGTCGAAGCGGATGTTGTTGTCTTCGTAGGCGTAGTACGCGCCGACGATCCAGTCCACGGTCTGCTGCCCGCTGGACTTCAGGTCCACTTCCTGGCTCCAGCTTTCGTAGTTGGAATAGTTGGTGCGGTCGTCCTGATAGACGCCATTGGTGGTGAAGCTGGTGGGTACGCTGACGCCGACGTCCTGGTCGAAGTCGCTCTTGCCGGAGTAACGGTTGTAGCCGGCGATATAGCTGAGCTGCATGCCATCGTTGATGTTCCAGTCGATGCGGCTGCGCACCGTCTTGGACGTACGGTCCAGGTACGGTGCGGTGTCGATCAGCGCGGACCAGAAATCCTGCCCCTGTCGCGGCGTCTGCATCAGGCTGAGGCTGGGCGTGCCGCGATCGGCGAAGTACTCGTACGACAGGTTCCACTTGAACGCATCGCTGGGCTGCCACAGCGCACTGACGCGCGCGGCGGACTGATCCTGCGCGTTGTACTTGTTGCCACCCTGCACGTACTGACTGGGATCGATCGGCTTGAAGTTGGCCAGCGTACCGCCGGAAGCGAGATACGCCTGCTGCTGTTGCGCCACGGTGGGCAGTTCGCTCGACGGATTCTGGTAATCGACGTAGCCATCGTGTTGTTCGTGCACCACGGCAACGCGCATGGCGAAGGTGTTGCTGATGGGCAGGTTGAACGCGGCGCGTGCGCCGATCAGGTTGTAGTTGCCCGCTTCAACCTGCGCATTGCCGTAGAAGCCCGCGCCGATTTCCGGTTTGGCCGTCTGGAAGCTGATGGCGCCGGCGGTGGAGTTGCGACCCCAAAGCGTGCCCTGCGGACCGCGCAGCGTTTCGACACCATCCATGTCCAGCAACAGGCCCGATGCGGCCTCGGCGCGAGGCGCATACACGCCGTCGACGAAGGTCGCGACTTCGGGATCGGCGTACTCGGTCTTGGCGCTGTCGTTGCCGATACCGCGCATGGTCAGCGTCACCACACCATGATCGCCCTCCGACGTACCTTGCAGACCTGGTACCAGTTTGGTCAGGTCCTGCACGGTCATCACGCGCTCCTTATCGAGCGTGTCCGCCGAGATCGCCGTAACTGCCACCGGCGTTTTCTGAAGCGGCGTCTCGCGCTTGGTTGCGCTAACCGAGATGGCATCCAGATTCTTTACTTTCTTGTCGGCGCCTGCCGGATTCTGGGATGACGGGTTTTGCGCTGTCGCGTCCTGATCGGCTGCAAGCAACGTACCCGGTGCAAGCACGAGTGACATGGCGACATACAACAGCTTGTGATGCAGATTCATCTGGCTCTCCCCTCTAA from Dyella sp. GSA-30 includes the following:
- a CDS encoding AraC family transcriptional regulator; amino-acid sequence: MTADFGMSAARTDVLSQVLTLIRLRGDLVYTTRLSQPWGLRFPAGPAHFCFVEVGGAWVTPTGHPPLWINAGDLVLLPLGKGHTITDAAGSPIDNVDAIAPDHFDRDKLILRHGGEGPTSQLVCGFFSFEGSPLPAVMSALPALIHIPKGDAGAPAWLAAISHFLVDEAQRPDPGSSLMISRLIDLLVIRTLRSWAASEANRVGWLGGLAEERIGRALAAMHADPFKRWTVEMLASVAAMSRSIFAERFTAAVGEPPLRYLSRWRLTIAADMLRSGGLKVTEAAYKTGYASDAAFSRAFKSHFGYAPSEAKIQTTAV
- a CDS encoding DUF302 domain-containing protein, giving the protein MSHNIEHKPFNGVRIEVTTSTGFDEVLNRLRSLMGRVSTSEIVALAQTDISEAEFVRTVQERFEGESGFMLFAEIDHGGWLSKFQIQRRTVRWILGNPVIAVTMIRHDITAGLFAPVEILVTEAEDGQGTMVTYVRPSSLMVIEENPPLLAMATLLDAKFDALIASATRS
- a CDS encoding TonB-dependent receptor yields the protein MNLHHKLLYVAMSLVLAPGTLLAADQDATAQNPSSQNPAGADKKVKNLDAISVSATKRETPLQKTPVAVTAISADTLDKERVMTVQDLTKLVPGLQGTSEGDHGVVTLTMRGIGNDSAKTEYADPEVATFVDGVYAPRAEAASGLLLDMDGVETLRGPQGTLWGRNSTAGAISFQTAKPEIGAGFYGNAQVEAGNYNLIGARAAFNLPISNTFAMRVAVVHEQHDGYVDYQNPSSELPTVAQQQQAYLASGGTLANFKPIDPSQYVQGGNKYNAQDQSAARVSALWQPSDAFKWNLSYEYFADRGTPSLSLMQTPRQGQDFWSALIDTAPYLDRTSKTVRSRIDWNINDGMQLSYIAGYNRYSGKSDFDQDVGVSVPTSFTTNGVYQDDRTNYSNYESWSQEVDLKSSGQQTVDWIVGAYYAYEDNNIRFDIPIMNGTRYGTVNWQGSFIQPKETVESYALFGQATWHLSDHWRLTGGARWSHDDKENKGGINWGWDYDPTVPQVPISPGVYPDPSNGFSISQRNTAKYSKSKPTWLLRLDTDVGENGMVYASVSTGYKSGGTQDAGTLYKPETLTNYEIGSKFSFLDGHMTWNSAIYYEDFKNFQLSAPIVYPDGNHGLGFSNVGGSTKVLGIESELAYQQKDDRLNLIFSAIPKKELGKLIYAGSNDYQGLPACPPQSNLANCMNVTGNDLPHAPNVSLTGIYEHDFHLSNGGRLTPRISVQYQSTQWLSYFNLDSGDQQKAYTRGDLSLRYTEPGDKWWVNAYVQNVSDDKIRTSAGRFLMSDGSLQYVSQYLAPRTYGVQLGVWF
- a CDS encoding alpha/beta fold hydrolase: MSHANSVETNNNGNIAEKPAVILVHGAFSDGQVWGYVAGNLRAAGHPVVTVDLPGRPGSPMAADQVSLDLYRDTVVQALNNVSGPAILVGHSFAGIVIAAAAEQVPEKIKTLVFTAAYLPQDGDSLLLLAQQDHDAKIGQHLTIDKERGMAVVEYAARAELFANDGPAPLKAKLPDLILDEPAAPLVTPVRVTAERFGQVDKIYVSTQVDQVISPAFQAQMISRTPVRKVVSLQTGHLPFLTNIEGMVQAIENVAA
- a CDS encoding tryptophan halogenase family protein — protein: MARLKKVLIVGGGTAGWLAACYLAKAVNAVDPRSVQVHLVESPDIGLLGVGEATFPSIRGTLSAIGLDERRFLVGATATYKQGIHYRHWVRPQGTPGADHFFHPFNAPSQRPGGPELLPYWLLGAAPEGMPFADAVSMQSTLADHSRAPKRARDADYQGPMNHAFHFDAACFARLLAEHGQQALGVVRHVATVERTELDEHGAIARVVTKEAGELTADLYVDCTGLRGMLIGNVMQSPFRSRADVLFADRAVAMQVPYETPNTPIPSYTISTAQEAGWIWDIGLQKRRGTGYVYSSRHTTDDRAEEVFRRYLGRAGEGLKAMHIKFETGYRPEHWRKNCVAVGLAGGFVEPLESTGIALIELATYLLTHLLPSDTDAMESTARHFNEMMVARYDRIIDFIKMHYCLSQRRDSQFWIDNADVASIPQTLQEKLAKWTQRPPHRLDFVGDLEMFMTASWQYILYGMEFRTDLESMRSAYPHMEAARQEFAMIQQAATRALHDLPDHRALVEQLCHEHMQRIRPEGDRAASAR